The genomic window CCAAAAACTTTTTAATGTGGTCTCTGGTTGCGATTGCAGGTGTAGCCTTACTCACTGTGCCCGGTCTCCTCAATCAAACTCTCGACCCCACCGGTATTCTTATGGGGGTTGGAACCGCCTTCTTTTACGCAAGCTACATACTCTCGCTGCGACAAAGTCAAAGTGTTGAGGGTGCTTGGCCCATCTCCGTTAATTTAGTTATCTCGTGTCTCTTCGGTGCCATTACTTTGTTTAGCGTGACTCTCTTTACGAATGAGAGCACGGCGTTCCCCGATTTCCGTAATCTCATGTGGTTGCTTGTATTAGGGCTGGCTGTCCACGTGGGCGGGTGGGCGTTGATTAGCAAAGGGATGCCTCAGTTACCGGCCCGCATAAGCTCGATGACCATATTGCTGCAACCGGTCTTAACCACCGTATGGGGCGTCGCATTTTTCGGAGAGCGATTTGGAGTATTCGATGCAGTGGGTTCTGCGCTGACTCTCGTTGCCATCTACGCCGTAGCTGTTGCCGGCCAGGTCAAATCTACATCCAAGCAATCGGGAGACTCTCAGCATGCATGAGCATTCTTCTCAAATTGACAACTTTTTGAATGAATTTTGTCCGCAGCTTGAGCGCTTGGTCTTCCTAACCGGAGCTGGTATTTCGGCCGAAAGTGGCATCCCAACCTTTCGAGGTGAAGAAGGCTATTGGACCATTGGTTCCAAGGTGTATCAGCCTCAAGAAATGGCAACATGGAATAACTTCAGCCGAATGCCGCTCGAAGTTTGGCGCTGGTACCTTCACCGCCGCGCAATCTGCCATAAAGCCGAGCCCAACCCCGCTCATCATGCGCTGGCCGACCTTGAGCAATGCTTTGGTGACGGGTTCACATTGGTCACTCAAAACGTGGATGGACTCCATTTGAGAGCTGGTAATACCTTCGCCCGAACCTATCAGATCCACGGAAATATCGATTACATGCGTCCGTACCAAGGCGATTCAAGCTCACTTGTTTTGGTTCCTGTCACCACCTCGGAAGAAGCTGTCCAGCAGCTCAGTGACGATGCTCTCGCTGAGCAACTGCAGTTTGATGAGCAACCGCAACGCCCCCATGTTCTCTGGTTCGACGAATGCTACGACGAAGACCTTTATCGCTTCCAGAGCTCTCTTGAGGTCACTTCTTCGGCTGATTTATTGGTCATCGTGGGCACATCTGGAGCCACCAACCTACCCAACCAAATGGTGACCATGGCCGCACGAGCGGGTATCCCATTTATCGATATCAATCCTGCTGAAAACGTCTTTGGGCAAAGAGCGCAAAGGCTTCCACACGGACTAAGTTTACAAGGAAGTGCGGGTGACGTGCTTCCGATTCTTGCGAAAGCACTCTCCCAACATAAAACGGACTGATTGTCTTAAATTGCGATCTGTGACGCGGGGCCGAACTAGCCAGGAGTCGGATAGCCAAGCCCTCACGTCAGATCAGGGAAAAGACCAACGGTGATTAATGTCTCGAGCTAGACCATAAATCTAGCTTTCAGGGTGGACATCAATCGTGTCGGTAAGTCCGGGGTCACTGAGCTATGGCACCCAGTGACCCCGCGAACTACGCACGTGCAAATTTTAAAAGTTGCACACAGTGGTTAGTATAAAAATTGGAGAGCTGCCGGGCTCAACCTGGTCACCGTGGCCTGGCTGGCCTGGTAGGCCCGATCCATGATCGCTGCTGATACCTCGCCCAATATTTGTTGAGCCGAATCGTAATCCCAATCCAGCAAAAGCAAATCCACATCCTCACTCACATTATCAGCTTCGAATACCATCTCTTCGTCGAGAGAACCCAACATTCCCTCGTCTGCATAGTATTCAAAAGATTTGACACTCCCCATGTTACTCTCCACCGAGTTTTGTAGTCTACCTAAGACAATGCAGGGTCCGTGCCACTTTTACGAAAAACACCACCGCCCGGCACAAGCATCTAATATCATTCATGATTTCAGCGTTCTCAAGATGGGATCATAAAAATACTGACATTGATTCCGGGATATAATGACGGCTTGTTGACAAGATCTCGTATTGCGGCAAAACAAGTGTCGGATCTTAGACACTCTGAAAGGAAACGACATGATTCATGTGTGCTTTGT from Deltaproteobacteria bacterium includes these protein-coding regions:
- a CDS encoding DMT family transporter; the protein is KNFLMWSLVAIAGVALLTVPGLLNQTLDPTGILMGVGTAFFYASYILSLRQSQSVEGAWPISVNLVISCLFGAITLFSVTLFTNESTAFPDFRNLMWLLVLGLAVHVGGWALISKGMPQLPARISSMTILLQPVLTTVWGVAFFGERFGVFDAVGSALTLVAIYAVAVAGQVKSTSKQSGDSQHA
- a CDS encoding RNA polymerase subunit sigma; amino-acid sequence: MHEHSSQIDNFLNEFCPQLERLVFLTGAGISAESGIPTFRGEEGYWTIGSKVYQPQEMATWNNFSRMPLEVWRWYLHRRAICHKAEPNPAHHALADLEQCFGDGFTLVTQNVDGLHLRAGNTFARTYQIHGNIDYMRPYQGDSSSLVLVPVTTSEEAVQQLSDDALAEQLQFDEQPQRPHVLWFDECYDEDLYRFQSSLEVTSSADLLVIVGTSGATNLPNQMVTMAARAGIPFIDINPAENVFGQRAQRLPHGLSLQGSAGDVLPILAKALSQHKTD